The following coding sequences are from one Kushneria phosphatilytica window:
- a CDS encoding C40 family peptidase: MRCVTILLCLIATLSWCLPVEARDTHSFRHPPSSGSPHSLYHLVAARERVSLSFLQRYQQIRHRAIQTLMAQVGVPYQWGGESPSTGFDCSGLVYFAYQQLLAIDLPRTANGMYHFSAAEHVTRHKLQRGDLVFFRIHSGPAVADHVGVYLGKGRFIQAPRTGERIHVSSLNNSYWRQHYLGARRVLSLRNIAFDRVSRETRPAQASVALPTSIADQG, encoded by the coding sequence ATGCGGTGCGTTACCATTCTGCTGTGTCTGATTGCGACACTGTCCTGGTGTCTGCCGGTCGAGGCACGGGACACTCACTCCTTCAGGCACCCCCCGTCTTCCGGATCACCCCATTCGCTGTATCACCTGGTAGCGGCACGCGAGCGTGTCAGCCTGAGTTTTCTGCAGCGTTATCAGCAGATACGCCATCGGGCGATTCAGACGTTGATGGCGCAGGTTGGCGTGCCCTATCAATGGGGCGGCGAGTCACCCAGTACAGGGTTTGATTGCAGCGGTCTGGTCTATTTTGCCTATCAGCAGCTGCTGGCCATCGATCTGCCACGCACGGCCAACGGGATGTATCATTTTTCCGCTGCCGAACACGTCACCCGTCATAAGCTTCAACGGGGAGATCTGGTTTTTTTCCGCATCCACAGTGGCCCCGCGGTGGCCGACCATGTCGGGGTCTATCTGGGCAAGGGGCGTTTCATTCAGGCGCCACGTACCGGTGAGCGTATTCATGTCAGCTCGCTGAACAATAGCTATTGGCGGCAGCATTATCTCGGTGCCAGACGGGTATTATCGCTGCGCAACATCGCTTTCGATCGGGTCAGCAGAGAGACCCGACCGGCCCAGGCGAGTGTAGCGTTGCCGACCAGCATCGCCGATCAGGGATGA
- a CDS encoding DNA polymerase II codes for MEQQGFVLTRHWHDTAEGTEVSFWLATDHGPRQIILPLQTSVGFIPAVYRARVEQLLQDEPGVEWRALELRDFHSQPVLGLYCRHYRQLIQLERRLKQAGMTVLEADVRPPERYLMERFITAPVSFTGQKVSDERLIEAQLKPAPDYRPTLRLCSLDIETSAHGELYSIALEGCGQRTVYMLGPPNGQEGEAERHRDFELIYCETRRALIERLNDWLARHDPDAIIGWNVVQFDLRLLQKHADQFGVPLRLGRGGAPMEGYGSGGPPAHFRASAPGRLLIDGIEALRSATWNFESFSLEHVAQKLLGEGKAIDHPWQRMEEINRMFAENKPALARYNLKDCELVARILAHTRLMQFLLERASVTGLPADRNGGSVAAFSHLYLPRLHRLGYVAPSLPADREKLPEAHSPGGFVMDSQPGLYDSVLVLDFKSLYPSIIRTFLIDPVGLIIGLQESEDAHPVAGFLGARFSRTQHALPALTAQVWQGREAARRDGNAPLAQALKIIMNAFYGVLGARGCRFFDPRLASSITLRGHEIMHQTRELIEAKGYTVIYGDTDSTFVALGKAHTEEEATHIGQALVTHVNQWWRKHLARTMNLTSALELQFETHFRRFLMPTIRGAEAGSKKRYAGLITQVDGSERLLFRGLEAVRADWSPLAKRFQQELYWRIFRGEPYQSFVREQVASLLAGELDEQLVYRKRLRRRLDAYQRNVPPHVRAARLADEYHAQCGRPRQYQSGGWISYVITVAGPEPLENRRLPIDYQHYLTRQLQPVAEAILPFVGDDFEALIDQQMGLF; via the coding sequence TTGGAGCAGCAGGGCTTTGTTCTTACCCGCCACTGGCATGATACCGCTGAAGGCACCGAAGTGTCCTTCTGGCTGGCGACCGATCATGGCCCGCGCCAGATCATACTGCCACTGCAGACTTCGGTAGGATTCATTCCGGCAGTGTATCGTGCCCGGGTAGAGCAGCTGCTGCAGGATGAGCCGGGGGTTGAATGGCGTGCGCTTGAATTGCGTGATTTTCACTCTCAACCGGTGCTGGGTCTCTATTGTCGTCATTACCGCCAGCTGATACAGCTTGAGCGCCGTTTGAAGCAGGCGGGCATGACAGTACTGGAAGCTGATGTGCGTCCACCGGAACGTTATCTGATGGAGCGTTTCATTACGGCGCCGGTATCCTTTACTGGTCAAAAGGTCAGTGATGAGCGACTGATCGAGGCACAGCTGAAGCCGGCGCCGGATTACAGACCGACGCTCAGACTTTGTTCTCTGGATATTGAAACCAGCGCGCACGGTGAGCTTTATTCGATTGCGCTTGAAGGGTGTGGCCAGCGCACGGTTTATATGCTGGGGCCACCGAATGGTCAGGAAGGTGAGGCGGAGCGTCATCGGGATTTCGAGCTGATCTACTGTGAGACGCGCCGGGCATTGATCGAACGGCTCAACGACTGGTTGGCACGGCATGATCCGGACGCCATCATCGGCTGGAACGTGGTGCAGTTCGATCTGCGGCTGTTACAGAAGCATGCCGATCAATTTGGCGTACCGTTGCGTCTGGGACGTGGCGGGGCACCGATGGAAGGGTATGGCAGTGGCGGTCCCCCTGCGCATTTCCGGGCCTCTGCGCCCGGACGGCTGCTCATCGATGGCATCGAAGCACTGCGTTCGGCGACCTGGAACTTTGAATCATTCAGCCTGGAGCATGTAGCACAGAAGCTATTGGGCGAGGGCAAGGCGATCGATCATCCATGGCAACGCATGGAGGAGATCAATCGCATGTTCGCCGAGAACAAGCCGGCATTGGCTCGCTACAACCTGAAGGACTGTGAGCTGGTTGCGCGGATCCTTGCGCACACCCGGCTGATGCAATTTCTACTCGAACGGGCGAGCGTGACCGGACTGCCAGCCGATCGCAATGGCGGTTCCGTGGCGGCATTCTCTCATCTTTACCTTCCGCGCCTGCATCGACTGGGGTATGTGGCCCCGAGTCTGCCCGCAGACCGGGAAAAGCTACCTGAAGCTCACAGTCCCGGCGGTTTCGTGATGGATTCGCAACCAGGACTATATGATTCGGTGCTGGTACTGGATTTCAAGAGTCTCTATCCCTCGATCATCCGGACCTTTCTGATTGACCCGGTTGGCCTGATCATTGGGCTGCAGGAATCGGAAGATGCCCATCCGGTAGCAGGATTTCTCGGCGCTCGTTTCTCACGCACCCAGCATGCCTTGCCCGCGCTGACAGCGCAGGTCTGGCAAGGGCGCGAGGCTGCCAGGCGCGATGGTAATGCGCCGCTGGCTCAGGCCCTCAAGATCATCATGAATGCCTTTTATGGTGTGCTTGGCGCCAGGGGTTGTCGATTCTTCGATCCCCGATTGGCCTCTTCGATTACCCTGCGGGGTCACGAGATCATGCATCAAACCCGCGAGTTGATCGAAGCGAAGGGTTATACCGTTATCTACGGGGATACGGATTCTACATTTGTAGCGCTGGGAAAAGCCCATACGGAAGAGGAAGCAACACACATCGGGCAGGCGCTGGTCACACACGTCAACCAGTGGTGGCGTAAGCATCTGGCTCGCACAATGAATCTGACCAGTGCACTTGAGTTGCAGTTCGAAACGCATTTTCGCCGCTTTCTGATGCCGACCATTCGCGGGGCCGAAGCGGGTAGCAAAAAGCGCTATGCCGGTCTGATCACACAGGTCGATGGCAGCGAGCGGCTGCTGTTTCGGGGTCTGGAAGCCGTACGTGCCGATTGGTCACCGCTGGCAAAGCGCTTTCAGCAGGAGCTCTACTGGCGCATCTTTCGAGGTGAGCCGTATCAGAGCTTTGTGCGGGAGCAGGTGGCAAGTCTGCTGGCTGGCGAGCTCGATGAGCAACTGGTGTATCGAAAACGGTTGCGGCGCCGGCTTGATGCCTATCAGCGTAACGTTCCTCCGCATGTCCGCGCGGCGCGGCTGGCGGATGAATACCATGCTCAGTGTGGGCGACCACGACAGTACCAAAGCGGCGGCTGGATCAGCTATGTGATCACGGTTGCCGGCCCGGAGCCGCTGGAGAATCGTCGCTTGCCCATCGATTACCAGCACTATCTGACACGTCAGTTACAACCGGTGGCTGAGGCGATCCTGCCGTTCGTGGGTGATGATTTCGAGGCGCTGATCGATCAGCAGATGGGGTTGTTCTGA
- the nth gene encoding endonuclease III, protein MNNDKRYRIFERLREANPEPTTELNWQTPFELLVAVALSAQSTDVGVNKATARLFAEANTPEAILALGLEGVKSHIRTLGLYNNKSKHLIAMCEQLVEKHEGEVPRERKALEALPGVGRKTANVILNTAFGEPTIAVDTHIFRVANRTRLAPGKNVSEVEQKLMKVVPKVFRRDAHHWLILHGRYTCLARKPRCGSCVIEDLCEYPDKVEIE, encoded by the coding sequence ATGAACAATGACAAGCGCTACCGCATCTTCGAACGTCTGCGCGAAGCCAATCCCGAACCGACCACTGAACTGAACTGGCAAACGCCCTTCGAACTATTGGTAGCAGTCGCCCTCTCCGCCCAATCCACTGATGTCGGCGTCAACAAGGCAACGGCCCGACTGTTTGCCGAGGCCAATACGCCCGAAGCCATTCTGGCGCTGGGTCTGGAAGGAGTGAAATCGCATATCAGGACACTGGGCCTTTACAACAACAAGTCCAAACACCTGATCGCCATGTGTGAACAGCTGGTAGAAAAACATGAAGGAGAAGTGCCTCGTGAGCGTAAGGCGCTTGAGGCCCTGCCCGGTGTGGGTCGCAAGACGGCCAATGTGATCCTGAACACCGCTTTCGGCGAGCCCACCATTGCCGTGGATACTCATATCTTTCGGGTCGCCAACCGCACTCGACTCGCACCAGGAAAAAACGTCAGCGAAGTCGAACAGAAGTTGATGAAAGTCGTACCGAAGGTGTTCAGGCGTGATGCCCATCACTGGCTGATTCTGCATGGGCGTTACACTTGCCTGGCTCGCAAGCCCCGCTGCGGCAGCTGTGTCATCGAGGATCTGTGCGAATACCCCGATAAGGTCGAAATCGAATGA
- the metG gene encoding methionine--tRNA ligase, translating into MPTTNAKRQILVTSALPYANGSIHLGHLLEYIQTDIWVRFQKSRGHECYYVCADDTHGTPVMLRAEQEGVTPEQLIERVSQEHQADFARFGIDFDNYYSTHSPENREHSERIYTALREAGYIATRDIEQMFDPVKGMFLADRFVKGTCPKCGTDDQYGDNCEACGATYTPAELIRPVSAISGATPEVRSSTHYFFRLPAFADFLKTWIRDGHVQSQIVNKLQEWFEAGLNEWDISRDAPYFGFEIPDAPGKYFYVWLDAPIGYLASFQNLCEREGINFDDYWKKDSEAEVYHFIGKDIVYFHALFWPAMLEGAGLRTPSGINCHGFVTVNGAKMSKSRGTFIKAETFAEHLNPEYLRYYFAAKLTPGVDDLDLNLEDFTNRVNADLVGKVVNIASRCAGFVKKQGGTLSAQCSQADRLQRFIDEGDAIAEDFEAREFNHAVRRIMALADEANTYIADAEPWVLAKQEGRDQEVLDICSAGINMFRQLMVYLAPILPQTAEAARQFLRVDTLDWESRRTLLLDHPIEKFKPLMTRVDAERIEQMMAASREDLVAEQKLKAGSQLGNEDQPGTGNEAAAEDVEISPIAPEIGFDDFSKLDLRIARITRAEYVEGADKLLRLTLDLGNETRTVFSGIRSQYSPEALEDRLTVMIANLAPRKMRFGISEGMVLAAGDDNGIYLLSPDAGAFPGMRVS; encoded by the coding sequence ATGCCCACTACCAACGCCAAGCGCCAGATTCTGGTCACCAGCGCCCTGCCCTATGCCAATGGTTCGATCCATCTCGGTCACCTACTGGAGTACATCCAGACCGACATCTGGGTGCGTTTCCAGAAAAGCCGCGGCCATGAGTGCTATTACGTGTGTGCTGATGATACCCATGGCACGCCGGTAATGTTGCGCGCAGAGCAGGAAGGGGTCACGCCAGAGCAATTGATCGAGCGTGTCTCGCAGGAGCACCAGGCGGATTTTGCTCGTTTCGGCATCGATTTCGACAATTATTACTCGACCCATTCGCCGGAAAACCGAGAGCACAGCGAACGCATTTATACCGCGCTGCGAGAGGCAGGCTATATCGCTACCCGGGATATCGAACAGATGTTCGACCCGGTCAAGGGCATGTTCCTCGCCGATCGTTTTGTCAAGGGCACCTGTCCGAAGTGCGGTACCGATGACCAGTATGGCGATAACTGCGAGGCATGCGGTGCCACTTACACGCCAGCCGAGCTGATCAGGCCGGTGTCGGCCATCTCCGGCGCCACTCCGGAGGTTCGCAGCTCCACACACTATTTCTTCCGACTCCCGGCCTTTGCAGATTTCCTGAAAACCTGGATTCGTGATGGGCATGTCCAGTCGCAGATCGTCAACAAGCTGCAGGAGTGGTTCGAGGCCGGGCTGAACGAATGGGATATCTCTCGCGATGCCCCATACTTCGGTTTCGAAATCCCCGATGCCCCCGGCAAGTATTTCTATGTCTGGCTGGATGCCCCGATCGGCTACCTCGCCAGCTTCCAGAATCTCTGCGAGCGCGAAGGGATCAATTTCGACGACTATTGGAAAAAGGACAGCGAGGCCGAGGTCTATCACTTCATAGGCAAGGATATTGTCTACTTCCATGCCCTGTTCTGGCCGGCCATGCTCGAAGGCGCAGGCCTGCGCACGCCGAGTGGTATCAACTGCCACGGTTTCGTGACAGTGAATGGGGCCAAGATGTCGAAATCCCGCGGGACCTTCATCAAGGCCGAGACCTTCGCCGAGCATCTCAATCCGGAGTATCTGCGCTACTACTTCGCCGCCAAACTGACTCCGGGCGTGGACGACCTCGATCTCAACCTCGAGGATTTCACCAATCGAGTCAACGCCGATCTGGTAGGAAAAGTGGTCAATATCGCCAGTCGTTGCGCCGGCTTCGTGAAAAAACAGGGCGGTACGCTTTCAGCCCAGTGTAGCCAGGCCGACCGGCTGCAGCGCTTCATCGATGAAGGCGACGCCATCGCCGAGGATTTCGAGGCCCGCGAGTTCAACCATGCAGTACGACGCATCATGGCGCTGGCAGATGAAGCCAATACCTATATTGCCGACGCCGAGCCCTGGGTATTGGCCAAGCAGGAAGGCCGCGATCAGGAGGTGCTGGATATCTGCTCGGCAGGCATCAACATGTTCCGTCAGTTGATGGTCTATCTGGCCCCCATTCTGCCGCAAACTGCCGAAGCTGCTCGACAGTTCCTCAGAGTCGACACCCTCGACTGGGAGAGTCGACGCACGCTATTGCTCGATCACCCCATCGAGAAGTTCAAGCCGCTGATGACCCGAGTCGATGCCGAGCGCATCGAACAGATGATGGCGGCCTCAAGGGAAGATCTGGTCGCGGAGCAGAAACTCAAGGCCGGCAGCCAGCTGGGTAATGAGGATCAGCCAGGAACCGGCAACGAAGCGGCAGCAGAAGATGTCGAAATCTCACCCATTGCTCCCGAAATCGGCTTCGACGACTTCAGCAAACTCGACCTTCGCATTGCCCGTATCACTCGAGCGGAGTATGTCGAAGGCGCCGACAAGCTGCTCAGACTGACGCTGGATCTTGGCAACGAAACACGTACCGTGTTTTCCGGTATTCGCAGTCAGTACTCACCCGAGGCACTGGAAGACCGGCTGACGGTCATGATTGCCAACCTGGCACCGCGAAAAATGCGCTTTGGTATCTCCGAAGGGATGGTCCTGGCTGCCGGAGACGACAATGGCATCTATCTGCTGAGCCCCGATGCCGGCGCCTTCCCCGGCATGCGCGTCAGCTGA
- a CDS encoding RnfABCDGE type electron transport complex subunit B → MSELPTITVEEIDRQLPQTQCGKCGHPGCWPYAQAIAAGEAINKCPPGGESTVKALAELLDRPEVPLEQSAERPKLAVIREDECIGCVKCLRACPVDAIVGAAKRMHTVIEHECTGCELCIDPCPVDCIDIVPHPGWEQAEDEHEQQAWLEHRAALGRKRFHARNERLERKQADREARRRERMSRRSERSPTESVAKPSERPITTSASARPVRDQRSTRAARAAARAAVRRLEQRLERTRQQDQETASIEAELSRARQRLADIDAQHEAEPRQSASSEAAADTGSDAATLNRLRMAISAADQARQRARRQLSHAERRGSDADREEARATLEEAEDMHQRAVASLDQALTLDS, encoded by the coding sequence ATGAGCGAGCTCCCCACTATTACCGTTGAAGAGATCGACCGCCAACTGCCTCAGACCCAGTGTGGCAAGTGCGGCCACCCCGGTTGTTGGCCTTATGCACAAGCCATCGCGGCAGGTGAAGCCATCAACAAGTGCCCGCCCGGGGGCGAATCCACGGTCAAGGCGCTGGCCGAGCTGCTGGATCGCCCGGAAGTTCCGCTGGAGCAGAGTGCAGAACGCCCCAAACTGGCTGTTATTCGTGAAGATGAGTGCATTGGCTGCGTCAAATGTCTGCGCGCCTGCCCGGTAGATGCCATCGTGGGTGCCGCCAAACGGATGCATACCGTGATCGAACATGAGTGCACCGGTTGCGAACTCTGCATCGACCCGTGTCCGGTGGACTGTATTGATATCGTCCCCCATCCCGGGTGGGAACAGGCCGAAGACGAGCACGAGCAACAAGCCTGGCTGGAGCATCGGGCAGCACTGGGCCGAAAACGCTTTCACGCGCGCAACGAGCGTCTTGAACGCAAGCAGGCCGACCGTGAGGCGCGTCGGCGAGAGCGCATGAGTCGCCGTAGTGAGCGTTCGCCCACCGAGTCCGTCGCCAAGCCATCGGAACGCCCGATCACCACCAGTGCCTCCGCGCGTCCGGTACGCGATCAACGAAGTACGAGAGCCGCCCGTGCTGCCGCCCGGGCAGCGGTACGTCGTCTGGAGCAACGTCTCGAAAGAACTCGACAGCAGGATCAGGAAACCGCCTCGATCGAAGCCGAACTGTCACGTGCCCGACAACGACTGGCAGATATCGATGCCCAGCATGAAGCCGAGCCTCGTCAGTCCGCCTCATCGGAGGCAGCGGCAGACACTGGAAGCGATGCGGCTACGCTCAATCGCCTGCGTATGGCGATTTCCGCGGCCGATCAGGCACGTCAGCGTGCCCGCCGTCAGCTCAGTCATGCCGAACGACGGGGTAGTGATGCCGATCGCGAGGAAGCCCGGGCGACTCTCGAGGAAGCCGAGGACATGCATCAACGGGCAGTGGCCTCCCTTGATCAGGCATTGACGCTCGATAGTTGA
- a CDS encoding sensor domain-containing diguanylate cyclase, giving the protein MHSLRTRFLISIGLVTCLALLVLILIARWLVYPNLIERENEYAEQELTRVRSAIQSDLDNLGGITRDWANWDASYDFVLGRRPDYAAENFSQDMFEDTRQLMMVYLDLQGKPIWVAGYDPVTASYSSCRTPTGECAWTAKVVRVIRAHVRQQHTDLAQWLLSTPSPMMAATSSILPTDPDAAPTVGWLTIVSRLNDDWLKSIRQQTGVNIALDAVVQPSFVQLPQLIRLDRDRLMINHPLPADPAGTMLDLQAVLPRRDFAANWRTFHFATSWTAVLLIMVITVVLALLERMVIIPTRKLARFTRERRQQPSPESRLPASLLARRDEIGSLAREFQCLLLHQQAQTESLEQLSRRDHLTGLYNCRYLDQYLASEQPSSGPNRTPLGLIVIDIDFFKAYNDYYGHPEGDRCLRQVAHAMEACLAEGEIIARSGGEEFTVVMPNSSENSVMARAEQLRLAVARLELRHERSAIAGTVTISLGFAVQDPESPCLPGELVREADKTLYQAKLAGRNRVHYRDEFRILDTHS; this is encoded by the coding sequence ATGCATTCATTGAGAACCCGTTTTCTGATTTCCATCGGTCTGGTGACCTGCCTGGCACTGCTGGTATTGATATTGATTGCCCGCTGGCTGGTCTATCCAAACCTGATCGAAAGAGAAAACGAGTATGCCGAACAGGAGCTGACCAGGGTCCGGAGTGCTATTCAGAGCGATCTCGATAATCTCGGTGGCATCACTCGGGACTGGGCCAACTGGGACGCCAGCTACGACTTTGTACTGGGACGTCGCCCTGACTACGCAGCAGAGAATTTCAGTCAGGATATGTTCGAGGACACCAGACAGCTGATGATGGTGTACCTGGATTTACAGGGAAAACCAATCTGGGTGGCCGGTTATGATCCGGTTACGGCGTCCTATAGTAGCTGCCGCACTCCGACTGGAGAGTGCGCCTGGACAGCGAAAGTGGTTCGTGTCATCCGGGCGCATGTCAGGCAGCAGCATACCGATCTCGCTCAATGGCTATTGAGTACGCCCTCTCCCATGATGGCAGCCACCAGCTCGATTCTGCCGACCGATCCCGATGCCGCCCCCACCGTGGGCTGGCTAACCATCGTCAGCCGTCTGAATGATGACTGGCTCAAGTCGATTCGTCAGCAGACCGGCGTCAATATAGCGCTGGACGCCGTTGTGCAACCCTCTTTCGTGCAGTTACCGCAATTGATACGACTGGATCGTGATCGGCTGATGATCAATCATCCGCTTCCGGCTGACCCTGCTGGCACCATGCTCGATCTGCAGGCCGTGCTTCCCCGCCGTGATTTTGCAGCCAACTGGCGGACCTTTCATTTTGCTACATCCTGGACGGCAGTCCTGCTGATCATGGTAATAACAGTCGTACTCGCGTTGCTTGAGCGTATGGTCATTATACCCACCCGCAAGCTGGCCCGATTTACACGAGAGCGTCGACAGCAGCCCTCACCCGAGAGCAGGCTCCCCGCTTCCCTGCTGGCCCGACGGGACGAAATCGGCAGTCTGGCCCGGGAATTTCAGTGTCTGCTGCTACATCAGCAGGCGCAGACGGAGAGTCTGGAACAACTCTCCAGACGGGATCACCTGACCGGCCTCTATAATTGCCGTTATCTTGACCAGTATCTTGCCTCTGAGCAGCCATCTTCCGGCCCGAATCGCACGCCCCTGGGGCTGATTGTCATCGACATCGATTTTTTCAAGGCCTATAACGACTACTATGGTCATCCTGAAGGTGATCGTTGTCTAAGACAGGTGGCTCACGCCATGGAGGCCTGCCTCGCAGAGGGGGAAATCATTGCCCGCAGCGGCGGGGAAGAATTCACCGTAGTCATGCCAAACAGTTCAGAGAACAGCGTGATGGCTCGTGCCGAACAGCTCAGGCTGGCTGTGGCTCGGCTTGAGTTACGACATGAACGCTCGGCTATTGCTGGAACTGTTACTATCAGTCTCGGTTTCGCCGTACAGGATCCCGAGTCACCATGCCTACCAGGCGAACTTGTCCGAGAGGCAGACAAGACGCTCTATCAGGCCAAACTGGCAGGCCGCAACCGTGTTCATTACCGTGACGAATTCAGGATACTCGACACCCACTCATGA